In Salvelinus alpinus chromosome 22, SLU_Salpinus.1, whole genome shotgun sequence, one genomic interval encodes:
- the LOC139549124 gene encoding leucine-rich repeat and fibronectin type III domain-containing protein 1-like protein isoform X3, with protein MDRLIFSLLVLAVSTRGQLCPKRCMCQNLSPSLAILCAKTGLLFVPTVIDRRTVELRLTENFITAIRRRDFANMTSLIHLTLSRNTISQIMPYTFEDLKRLRALHLDSNRLSVIRDDHFRGLTNLRHLILANNQLHEISPHAFDDFTGTLEDLDLSYNNLVDIPWETIGRLTNVNTLNMDHNLIDHVPQGIFTNLHKLARLDMTSNKLKKIPPDPLFLRIPVYAKAKGSPQSSLVMSFGGNPLHCNCELLWLRRLTREDDLETCASPPDLTAKYFWTIPEEEFICDPPVMTRKSAKTFTMEGQPTSLKCKANGDPDPEIHWISPEGRLISNTSRTVTFSNGSLDINITSMKDSGTFTCIASNAAGESTGQVELVVNLLPHLANSTNRLREPDPGPSDILTSAKSTSTTGNDTRRNQEGRVLMAELTASSVLIKWPYQNHVPGIRMYQVQYNSSLDDTLIYSASLRTRDGRQRDHLC; from the exons ATGGACCGGCTCATCTTCTCCCTGTTGGTGCTGGCCGTCTCCACCAGGGGGCAGCTGTGCCCCAAGCGCTGCATGTGCCAGAACCTGTCCCCCTCGCTGGCCATCCTCTGTGCGAAGACGGGCCTACTCTTCGTGCCCACCGTCATCGACCGGCGCACCGTGGAGCTGCGTCTCACTGAGAACTTTATCACAGCCATAAGGAGGCGGGActttgccaacatgactagtttGATCCATCTGACGTTGTCCCGCAACACCATAAGCCAGATCATGCCTTACACCTTCGAGGACCTCAAGCGGCTGCGAGCGCTGCACCTGGACAGCAACCGGCTGAGTGTGATCAGGGATGACCACTTTCGGGGGCTCACCAACCTTAGGCACctgatcttggccaacaaccagCTGCACGAAATCTCTCCCCACGCCTTTGACGACTTCACAGGAACCCTGGAAGACCTGGACCTGTCCTACAACAACCTGGTGGACATCCCCTGGGAGACGATAGGTCGTCTAACCAACGTCAACACCCTTAACATGGACCATAACCTTATAGACCATGTGCCCCAAGGGATCTTCACCAACCTGCACAAGCTGGCGCGTCTAGACATGACTTCCAACAAGCTGAAGAAGATCCCACCGGATCCACTTTTTCTGCGCATCCCCGTCTACGCTAAAGCCAAAGGATCTCCTCAGTCGTCATTGGTGATGAGTTTTGGTGGGAACCCGCTCCACTGTAACTGTGAGCTGCTGTGGCTGAGGAGGCTGACCAGAGAAGATGACCTGGAGACTTGCGCCTCTCCTCCAGACCTCACAGCCAAGTACTTCTGGACCATCCCTGAGGAGGAGTTCATCTGTGACCCTCCGGTCATGACCAGGAAGTCTGCCAAGACCTTCACCATGGAGGGCCAGCCAACCAGTCTGAAGTGCAAGGCCAACGGAGACCCGGACCCAGAGATTCACTGGATTTCCCCTGAGGGCCGTCTGATCTCCAACACATCAAGGACTGTCACCTTCAGCAATGGCAGCCTGGACATCAACATCACCTCCATGAAGGACTCTGGAACCTTCACCTGCATTGCCTCCAACGCGGCGGGGGAGTCCACGGGCCAGGTGGAGCTGGTGGTCAACCTCCTCCCCCACCTGGCCAACAGCACCAACCGGCTACGGGAGCCCGACCCTGGTCCTTCAGACATCCTCACCTCGGCCAAGTCCACCTCAACCACGGGCAACGACACACGGAGGAACCAGGAGGGAAGGGTGCTGATGGCGGAGCTGACAGCTAGCTCCGTGCTGATCAAATGGCCATATCAAAACCACGTCCCTGGGATCAGGATGTACCAGGTCCAGTACAACAGTTCCCTGGATGACACGCTCATCTACAG CGCAAGTTTACGGACGAGAGACGGAAGACAGAgggaccacctgtgctaa